The DNA region CGGTCCGCACAACGGTCCCTACGGGCTCAACGTGCCCTCGCCCCGCGGGCCGGGGATGACTTCTCCCGAGTAGCGGTTGACGTAGTACGGCCGGGCCGTTTCCAGCAGATACGCCCGCTTCGCGGCGGCATCCGTTTGCTCCCTGAACGTATCGTCGTCGTACACCAAGAGTCCGTCCACCGAGGGGAAGTTCAATGCCGTCTTGGGTTCGGCCGGGTCGACGATCACGAGCGGGAATTCGTCTTCCTGCACGCCGGGCTTTTTCTTGTCAGGGACGGTGCTCGGCAGGCCGTTCAACGGTGGGAATTCCTGTCGCTCGCCCTCGCGGTCGAAGTAATGGTCCGCCGGGTCATCTTTCCCCGCGCCAAACATGTCGGTCACGTCGCCATAACCGTCGCCATCGGCGTCCTGGTCCATTACCAGCACGCTTCGGTCTACGAAGAGTTGTCCGTCGCCGGCGTAGGTCATGGAGAATACGTTGCGATGCCGCTGATTGGCGTTGTAGGGCGGCGTCGGGTCGAGAAAGCTGTTGTTGGCCAGTTCGACATCGCTGAATGTATGGGCGTCATCATCAGGGTCAGGGGGCTCCACGGCGTAACGGGGAACGACGCGGATGGGTGCGGGCAGGGCGAAGGTCCGCTCGGGCGTGATGACGAATACGTTCTCCCAGGCGGGCTCGCCGATATGCCTGGTTTCCTTGCGCAGGCCGACGACACGCTGCCGGCCGCCCGCATCCAGGTAGAAGAGAAGCCCCGTCTCCACGCCTTCGGCACGGAGCGCGTCGGCCCGGGCGGTCTTGAGCATACCCTGGAGCAGTGTCTCCGCGTCGGCGAACTTGCGATCGCGGAACATGGCGTTGGTCGCGGGAACGATCAGGGCGAGCAGCAGCGAGACAATGGCCAGGACGATGACCAGCTCGACCAGCGTGAAGGCCCGACGCTGTTCCTGCGAGCCGCGGGCCCCTCCCCGCGCGGACGAACGCGCGCGGAGGGGCGATGCCACACCGTGTCCCGCGCCTTGCGTTGTCCGTACCGCATTCTGCATTCCGCGCTTGCTCCTATCGCGACGTGGTTCCGGCCAGTCGGTCGCGCAGCCGCGGGTCGGGATAGATGTTGTCGGCGTTCAGGGCGTCATCGATGCGCCCCTTCCTGGAGTCCAGGCCGTCGTTCATCCAGTCGCCGACCATGGAGGTCGTTTCCGTGGCGCTGCTGAGCAGGTCCTCCGTCAACTGGTCTTTTCCGTTGGGGCCGTACGAGACGATGAGCGGCTTGTTGCCATTGCGGCGGACCATCTGCGTCGAGGCCTCGTTCCAGCCGGGGTAGTTTGGCGAAACGTTCCTCGCATCGGAGCTCGTCGAAAAGTTGCGTTCGGAAAAGTACTGAATAGGAACACCCCAGGCGTCGACGATGATGCGGAGGGGCTGGTCGATCTCCGGGTCCCACTTGTCGTTCAGCTTTCCTTGTTCGTCCGGGCGATCGAGGAAAATCAGCGGCGGACCGGTCTGGTCCGAGCCTAGGGTGCGAAGGTTCGCGTCGCTCATCGACTCGAGCATATCCTTCGATTCGCGCCCGAACATCTGGATGGCCAGGACGAGGGCGGCGTTGTCGCGATGCTCCAGCGCCCGCTGCTGCGGATCCTTGAGGTCGAGGCGGAATGTCATGGGGGTGTAGCCGCCGGATGTCGCTCCCGGAATTACTTTGGCGCCGCCGACTGTCAGCGGACCGCGATTGGCCGGCGGTTTCTGCGGAACGCCGACTTCCGTGAAGACCTCGAGTTCATCCGGCGGGTAGAAGCCGTAACGCTTCTGGTACTCCGTCTTACGTGTGAGTGTCGGATTGCTCTGTTGCTCGCGGGCGAACTGGTCGACCATGTCGCGCACGGCCGTGAGCATGAGTTCCGTACTGTTCCCGCGGTGGCGGTCGATGAGGGCGGGCGCGGCCACGAGTATCGCGGAAACCAGCACGCCGATGAGCCCGATGACCACGAGGAGCTCGAGGAGAGTGAAAGCCGAGCGAGCCGCAGGCTTCAGCCTGCGCGGACTCCATTGAGGACAACGGGCATCAGGCAATCGGCAATAGGCGCGGCCGTTGCGTCCATCATGAATTGCGATTCGCGGATTGCGAACGGGTCGCGCGGGCACTTACTCGTCCTCCCGCGTCCAGTTGACCACGTCGTCATTGGTGCCGTAGACGCCGTCGGGCCCCGCGCTGACGAGCAGGTAGCTGTCACTGCGTATGGGCAGGTTGATCTGCGCCTGCTGCGGATCGCGAATGAAGCGGGCAAACGTGTTGTCCCACACGGCCGCGTTCGCGACATCATCCTTGGTTGCATCGCGCTCCGGCGCCTGGGCGTCGGCAATACGTGAATAAGACTCGCCGCCGGCCTGGGCCGAGCCACCGAAGTCGATGCCCTTCGTTGTCAGGTCGCCGTTCCGGCTGCCGGTGATGATCCCGTTGTCTTCCTGGCGATAGACGCCGGGCTTTCCCTCATCCTGAATCATGAACTTCCCACCGCGATTGGCACGGTAATAGAGAATGGGGCGATCCCACTTGTCCACGAACAGGTTGAGCTTGGCGGTCTTATCGTCGCGCTGGTCCCAGGCAATGATGATTCCCAGATTCTCGAGCTGCTCCAGCGTGCGGGCGTTGCCGGAAATCATCTTCTGATCGACATAGGACCCGTTGGGTTCGGGGTAGCGGGGCTGCTGGGGTTCCAGCGTGCTGGGGTCGAGGGCGTAGAGTCCGCCGCGCTCGGTGGCGGTCTTGGGTTGCTTGGTGGTGTCATCGGCCCAGTAGCCGTCACGATCGAGATCGCGGAAGCCCGGTGTGCCCAGCAGGTCCTGCCCGGCCAGCGCCTGGAGCAGGAGGTGCGCCCCGGCCACGGGCGTATCGGGCGTAGCGATGGAGCTTTCCGAATTGGGGTTGGCGATTTTCCATCGATCCATGCCGGAGAAGTCGCCGGAGGACGGCGGCAGACCGCCACCGAGGGCCTGTTCGTTGCGATACAGTTGCAGGCCGGAGTCGATGGCGGTGAACATGGATTTCTGCGCAGTGACGTTCGCCGAATTGCGAATGGTGCTCACGGCCGGGATGAGGATGGCGATGAGCAGGGCAATGATGGAGATCGTCACGAGCAGTTCCACGAGGGTAAATCCTCGCGTGCTCCCGGAGTGAATTCGTCGTTGCATCGTGCGCGTCCTCGTTCCGCCGCCGTGGTTCGCGGCAGGCTGCGGTTATTCCGTCTCCCTGGGGAAGTTGGTTACGTCGTCGTTTGTGCCCCATTCGCCGTCCGCCCCGGCGCTGATGAGCAGGTAACTGTCCGGGTTGACGGGATGCAGCGGGGTCTTGGGATCCACCGGTTTTCCGTCCTGGTACAGCGAGCGAAGCTCGACGAGCTGCTTGCGGTTGATGATGAAGCCCGCGAAGGACTTCTGCGGA from Phycisphaerae bacterium includes:
- a CDS encoding prepilin-type N-terminal cleavage/methylation domain-containing protein; translated protein: MQNAVRTTQGAGHGVASPLRARSSARGGARGSQEQRRAFTLVELVIVLAIVSLLLALIVPATNAMFRDRKFADAETLLQGMLKTARADALRAEGVETGLLFYLDAGGRQRVVGLRKETRHIGEPAWENVFVITPERTFALPAPIRVVPRYAVEPPDPDDDAHTFSDVELANNSFLDPTPPYNANQRHRNVFSMTYAGDGQLFVDRSVLVMDQDADGDGYGDVTDMFGAGKDDPADHYFDREGERQEFPPLNGLPSTVPDKKKPGVQEDEFPLVIVDPAEPKTALNFPSVDGLLVYDDDTFREQTDAAAKRAYLLETARPYYVNRYSGEVIPGPRGEGTLSP
- a CDS encoding type II secretion system protein, with amino-acid sequence MPDARCPQWSPRRLKPAARSAFTLLELLVVIGLIGVLVSAILVAAPALIDRHRGNSTELMLTAVRDMVDQFAREQQSNPTLTRKTEYQKRYGFYPPDELEVFTEVGVPQKPPANRGPLTVGGAKVIPGATSGGYTPMTFRLDLKDPQQRALEHRDNAALVLAIQMFGRESKDMLESMSDANLRTLGSDQTGPPLIFLDRPDEQGKLNDKWDPEIDQPLRIIVDAWGVPIQYFSERNFSTSSDARNVSPNYPGWNEASTQMVRRNGNKPLIVSYGPNGKDQLTEDLLSSATETTSMVGDWMNDGLDSRKGRIDDALNADNIYPDPRLRDRLAGTTSR
- a CDS encoding prepilin-type N-terminal cleavage/methylation domain-containing protein, translated to MQRRIHSGSTRGFTLVELLVTISIIALLIAILIPAVSTIRNSANVTAQKSMFTAIDSGLQLYRNEQALGGGLPPSSGDFSGMDRWKIANPNSESSIATPDTPVAGAHLLLQALAGQDLLGTPGFRDLDRDGYWADDTTKQPKTATERGGLYALDPSTLEPQQPRYPEPNGSYVDQKMISGNARTLEQLENLGIIIAWDQRDDKTAKLNLFVDKWDRPILYYRANRGGKFMIQDEGKPGVYRQEDNGIITGSRNGDLTTKGIDFGGSAQAGGESYSRIADAQAPERDATKDDVANAAVWDNTFARFIRDPQQAQINLPIRSDSYLLVSAGPDGVYGTNDDVVNWTREDE